gatagatagatagatagatagatagatagatagatagatagatagatagatagatagatagatagatagatagatagatagatagatagatagatagatagatgttcTTACCCTACCGATGCAATTATTTGTCATTCAACCTCCATTTAcgaaaaaaatgatattttatacTCACATAACCCACTTTAATCGGCTTCTCTACATTCaacgtttaaaaaataaaattcattttcttttcagtttcaattaaaatgggacagtttttgttttcattgttacttttttttgtttttgttttcgttagGAAAGTTTTGGAttgtattttattgattttaaagtattttttaacaaattttcttttatttattattattattgatttttcgtttttttaggttttgtttgattttttacaaattaaaaaaaaaaataatacaaaaaaagaactaaacattaataattactttattattacaataatttgtttatattacttAAGGGTTAAACCacattatttagttttattatttatttatttatttttttttcatttaacttaaatatttagtttcgtatgtttgtttttgtgttttatttttaaatttatttttaatttgtaagaCAAGTTATAACTtttggaatacctttttttaaagagttttctttttatttgttgttgttgttgttgtttaagtttaaattggcgtttgtttgcttttgttgtttccAGATAAGATgaagaaatttttgtattttgctttttttttgttgaatttttgtatggaaaatgtatttgtttacttcgtatgtttattattattttattagttttctttaataatacaaaattaatacatttaataaaaaaagacaacTAGACATGGTCCATAAATCATTCTTTGCGTATAAATGTTCTCCCcctaaaatagaaatgaaaagtaAGTTGGTTTTATATCTTTaaggtttaataaaaaaaatacttacgtTATAGTCTTCTTTTCCATATTTTTAGCTTCTGGTCTTGCACGATTAAGAACTTTTAAGAAGTCTGAGGTTTTTGCACGCATTCTAGAGTGTATATAAGCCTTTGAACACTATAATTTGTTaggataataaataatttatttaggatattataaaagatattataaaatgttaataataaaccAACCTTAATGTGGTAATGTAAATAATCTCGGAacatatgtattaaattaatgGTATTATCTCTAGTTTCTTTATTAGTATGACGTGGAAAGAGCACTGCAATTaagaagaaaaacatattttttattaaacaatttttatataattttggacaaataaataaaaggttttttatttaGCACGTAACTGCAAAGGTCTTCTTGAACTTATATCTTAATGATTTTTCTAGGATTCGACTCATTTAGGTTAGGTGGACAGTAG
This genomic stretch from Lucilia cuprina isolate Lc7/37 unplaced genomic scaffold, ASM2204524v1 Scaffold_426, whole genome shotgun sequence harbors:
- the LOC111681075 gene encoding actin-related protein 2/3 complex subunit 2; this translates as MFFFLIAVLFPRHTNKETRDNTINLIHMFRDYLHYHIKCSKAYIHSRMRAKTSDFLKVLNRARPEAKNMEKKTITGRTFIRKE